The genome window CAATAAAAATGAAGTGGTTGTAAAATTAACTGCATCATTTTTAGTTTCTCTTCTTTCTAAACTTAGAAGTCCTCAGAAGTTTGACACATTAGATGATGCGCTTACAAAGCGTATTGATAATCACATTCGACTTTATGCCAATGGTCAGGGTGGTGTGGTGAAGAAGAAGGGGCGGTAATAAGGTAATTATCGATTAATTTAACTATTTTAAATTACTATTTAAATATTTTGAATACTACACCCTCGGCTATCGTCCAGGCCCAACTGGACGCCTACAATGCCCACGACGTGCCCGCCTTGCTGGCCATCTATGCCGATGACGCAAAGCAATTCCAGCACCCCGATAGCTTGCTGGCCCAGGGCGGTGCGCAGATCGGCCCCCGTTTCACGGCCCGTTTCGCCGCCAGCCGGCCACAGGCGCAGTTGCTCAACCGCATTGCCTGCGGCAAGCTGGTGATCGACCATGAAATCGTCCATGGCGACACGCCGGACGGTGTTTCCGCGCAGGAACTGGTGGCGACGTATGAAGTGGAGCGGGGCCGTATCAGCCGCGCCTGGTTCAGCTTTGGCGCGTTGACGCGCCTGCGCGTGGCGCTGCCGGCCGATGTGCCGCAAATGAATGCGCTGATCGCCCGCTCCGGCGTGGCACTGAGCGCGGGCTTTTATACAGTGGAACAGGCCGAGGCCGTGACGCGCCACGTGTTCGGCGTCGATACGCAGCTCGTTGCCGACCGCACGTATTTCGTGATCGAGCGCGACGGCGCCATGCTGGCCTGCGGCGGCTGGAGCCAGCGCGCCACCCTGTACGGCGCCGACCGCGCCAAGAGCGGGCCGGCCCGCTGCTCGATCCGGCCAGCCAGCCGGGCCGCATCCGCGCCTTCTTTGTCGAGCCAGGCGCCGCGCGCCAGGGCCTGGGCAGCATGCTGATGCGCCATTGCGAACGCCAAGCGCTGGCCGCCGGTTTCAGCGCGCTGGAACTGGCAGCCACCTTGCCCGGCGTGCCGCTGTACCTGGCCAGCGGTTTTGCCGTCACGGAAGATTTTCACCTCGACTTGCCCGATGACATCAAACTGCCGCTGGCGCGCATGCACAAGCGGCTGTAAGGCTGCTTACCAGGGCAACGGCGCCTTTTCACCGTTGGCGTGCTCGCCGTAATACAGCGATGGTAAAAAGCGCGACAGATAGGTAAATTCGCTGTAGCAATGGCGCAGCAGGTTCAGGCCCAGCACGTCGGGCACCTCGCGCACGGGATCGAGGCTGTTGCGGCCCAGCAAGAAGCGGCTGCGCAGCACGCAGCCCGTGGGCGTGTCGCGCGTCAGGTGCAGCATTTCGCCGTCGAGCGGGTCGCCCTGCGGATCGAGCACCACGTGGTCGCCGAAGCCGATGCGCGCGCAGATGGCGGCCGACAGGGCGCCGCTGTCCCTGGCCTGCTGCAGTTGTGCCGGATCAAATACTTCCTTCGGATCATGGAACTTCAGCTTGGCTTTCACGGGCGGAATGTCGCCCAAGGATTCCACCGCCTCGATCGAAGCGCCGTAATAACTTTCTCCCTTTTTCCACGCGCTGTTCCAGCCGTGATGGGCCACGTGGTCGTGCGGATGCCACCACTTGATGTGCTGCGTCGTCTCGAAAAATGTAAACCACCAGTCCAGCATGCGGCCGCTGCAGCCGTGCAGCTCCGTGCGCGCCGCCACCAGCAGGCAGCCATTTTCCAGGCGCGTGATGCCCGTTTCCAGGTGCAGCGGGAACGGGTCGAGCAAGTCGCCCGTGTTGGCGATGCTCCATGGGAATTCAATATGCGTCATGTCGTTCTCCTTTGTTGGGGTGAGACAATTATATATTAAAGAAACGCATAACGTTTTCAAAATATGTTTCAGTGTAAAATTGCCCATCGATCAAGCTAGGAGCTGGCATGCAGGAAGAAGAGAGCAAGGCAGAGAGCAAGGCAGAGAGCAAGGCAGAGAGCAAGGCTGTGCGTGGACGGGGCCGTCCGGCGCGCCCGCCCGAGGAAGCGCGCGAGGCGGCGGTGCAGGCGGCCACCTGGCTGCTGCTGCACGAAGGCTATGCGGCCACGACC of Janthinobacterium sp. PAMC25594 contains these proteins:
- a CDS encoding DAPG hydrolase family protein, which gives rise to MTHIEFPWSIANTGDLLDPFPLHLETGITRLENGCLLVAARTELHGCSGRMLDWWFTFFETTQHIKWWHPHDHVAHHGWNSAWKKGESYYGASIEAVESLGDIPPVKAKLKFHDPKEVFDPAQLQQARDSGALSAAICARIGFGDHVVLDPQGDPLDGEMLHLTRDTPTGCVLRSRFLLGRNSLDPVREVPDVLGLNLLRHCYSEFTYLSRFLPSLYYGEHANGEKAPLPW
- a CDS encoding nuclear transport factor 2 family protein, with translation MNTTPSAIVQAQLDAYNAHDVPALLAIYADDAKQFQHPDSLLAQGGAQIGPRFTARFAASRPQAQLLNRIACGKLVIDHEIVHGDTPDGVSAQELVATYEVERGRISRAWFSFGALTRLRVALPADVPQMNALIARSGVALSAGFYTVEQAEAVTRHVFGVDTQLVADRTYFVIERDGAMLACGGWSQRATLYGADRAKSGPARCSIRPASRAASAPSLSSQAPRARAWAAC